A window from Herbaspirillum sp. meg3 encodes these proteins:
- a CDS encoding DUF192 domain-containing protein — MRRSLALLTALAAFATALPSYSQQLQKFPTITLNAGLYLIKAEVASTEAQREQGLMFRDKMGANEGMVFAFGQPAGVCMWMKNTLIPLSVAFMDETGKIINIEEMKEQTLDSHCATKAATYALEMNKGWFKQKNIKPGTVIEGLPR, encoded by the coding sequence ATGCGCCGTTCACTTGCACTGCTTACCGCACTTGCTGCTTTCGCGACCGCCCTCCCGTCTTACTCCCAGCAACTTCAGAAATTCCCCACGATCACGCTCAATGCCGGGCTGTATCTGATCAAGGCCGAGGTCGCCTCGACCGAAGCACAGCGTGAGCAGGGCTTGATGTTCCGGGACAAAATGGGCGCCAATGAAGGCATGGTGTTCGCTTTTGGCCAGCCGGCTGGCGTCTGCATGTGGATGAAGAACACGTTGATCCCTCTTTCCGTCGCCTTTATGGACGAGACCGGCAAGATCATCAATATCGAAGAAATGAAGGAGCAGACTCTGGATTCGCACTGCGCCACCAAGGCGGCAACCTACGCCCTGGAGATGAACAAGGGCTGGTTCAAGCAAAAAAACATCAAACCAGGTACCGTGATTGAAGGTTTGCCACGCTAA
- a CDS encoding penicillin-binding protein 1A, with translation MRFNSRFPQVSRQRGFLNPNIAKFIAFTVLGLAIIGALIIAYALIFINPRLPSLDVITDYRPKVPLRIYSADNVLLGEFGEEKRSLVKLDAIPANLKNAVLAIEDYRFYQHGGIDYIGIARALATDVIKGHASQGASTITMQVARNVFLTKEKTVSRKLYEVLLANKIEATLSKDQILEVYMNQIYLGQRAFGFAAAARTYFGKDIKDITLAQAAMLAGLPKAPSAYNPIVNPKRAHIRQQYILQRMLDLEYITQAQYDAAVKEDIQVRAPGNQYNVHAEYVNEMVRQMVYAQYKEDTYTHGITVTTTINAADQKAAYDAVRKGVMDYDRRHGYRGPEETIELPSGDDDRAQAIDDAMDDHPDNDDILAAVVVSADPKQIQAVIRSGDKITLSGDTLKFVAAALGPKAKKEIRIAPGAVIRVMQDAKKNWQIVQLPEVEATLVSVTPQNGAIRALVGGFDFTQNNFNHVTQAWRQPGSTFKPFIYSAALEKGFGPASIINDAPVSYPAGNGQPNWEPKDDDPPAGPMSMRTALQKSVNLVAIRTLDAIGVKYAQDFITSHFGFDVDKVPPYLPMALGAGQTTPLQLASAYAIFANGGYKINPYLITQIADARGKVLSKADPLVVGNNAPRAIDERNSYVMTSLLQSVAQRGTGARSNSLKRTDLAGKTGTTNDAMDGWFAGYQRTLTTVVWMGYDQPKTLGSKEFGAQLALPIWVDYMGAALKGVPQFDMPAPAGIKFVDGEPYYDNFSPGDGFVASLGTEGGGVVDALSNFFGWSKNPNSETPAPASSTGAPASPAQVDRDKLYQGH, from the coding sequence ATGCGCTTTAACTCTCGTTTTCCCCAGGTTTCCCGTCAACGCGGTTTTCTGAATCCCAATATCGCCAAATTCATCGCCTTCACCGTCCTCGGGCTGGCGATCATTGGCGCATTGATCATCGCCTACGCGCTGATCTTCATCAATCCACGCCTGCCGTCGCTGGATGTCATCACTGACTATCGTCCGAAAGTACCGCTGCGGATTTATTCCGCCGACAATGTGTTGCTGGGCGAATTCGGCGAAGAGAAACGCAGCCTGGTGAAGCTCGATGCCATCCCTGCCAACTTGAAAAATGCTGTGCTGGCGATTGAAGACTACCGCTTCTATCAGCATGGCGGCATCGACTACATCGGTATCGCGCGCGCATTGGCGACCGACGTCATCAAAGGCCACGCCAGCCAGGGCGCCAGCACCATCACCATGCAGGTGGCGCGCAATGTGTTCCTGACGAAGGAAAAAACTGTTTCGCGCAAACTCTATGAAGTTCTGCTGGCCAACAAGATTGAAGCGACCCTGAGCAAAGATCAGATTCTTGAGGTGTACATGAACCAGATCTATCTGGGACAACGCGCCTTCGGTTTTGCCGCTGCGGCACGCACCTATTTCGGCAAGGACATCAAGGACATCACACTGGCGCAAGCCGCCATGCTGGCCGGTTTGCCGAAAGCACCGTCGGCGTACAACCCGATCGTCAATCCCAAGCGCGCCCACATCCGCCAGCAATACATCCTGCAACGCATGCTGGATCTGGAATACATCACGCAAGCGCAATATGACGCTGCCGTCAAAGAAGATATCCAGGTGCGCGCACCCGGCAATCAGTACAACGTTCACGCCGAGTACGTGAATGAAATGGTGCGCCAGATGGTCTATGCGCAGTACAAGGAAGACACCTATACCCACGGCATCACCGTCACCACCACCATCAATGCAGCCGATCAGAAGGCAGCCTATGACGCCGTGCGCAAGGGTGTGATGGACTACGACCGCCGCCACGGCTATCGCGGTCCGGAAGAAACCATCGAGTTGCCGTCGGGCGACGACGACCGCGCGCAAGCCATCGATGACGCCATGGATGACCATCCCGACAACGACGATATCCTGGCTGCCGTCGTCGTGTCGGCTGATCCGAAACAGATCCAGGCCGTCATTCGCAGTGGCGACAAGATCACGCTGAGCGGCGACACCTTGAAATTCGTGGCGGCGGCATTGGGGCCAAAAGCCAAGAAAGAAATCCGCATTGCACCCGGTGCTGTGATCCGCGTCATGCAGGATGCCAAGAAAAACTGGCAGATCGTGCAGCTACCGGAAGTGGAGGCAACGCTGGTGTCGGTGACGCCACAGAATGGCGCGATCCGCGCGCTGGTCGGCGGCTTTGACTTCACGCAAAATAACTTCAACCACGTGACGCAGGCATGGCGTCAGCCAGGTTCGACGTTCAAGCCGTTCATCTACTCAGCCGCGCTGGAAAAGGGTTTCGGCCCTGCCAGCATCATCAACGATGCACCGGTGTCCTACCCTGCGGGCAACGGCCAGCCGAACTGGGAACCGAAGGACGATGATCCGCCGGCCGGCCCGATGTCGATGCGCACCGCCTTGCAAAAATCGGTCAATCTGGTGGCAATACGCACCCTCGACGCGATCGGTGTGAAGTATGCCCAAGACTTCATCACCAGCCATTTCGGCTTCGATGTCGACAAGGTGCCGCCTTATCTGCCGATGGCTCTGGGCGCGGGTCAGACCACGCCGCTGCAGCTGGCGTCCGCTTATGCGATCTTCGCCAACGGTGGTTACAAGATCAATCCTTACCTGATCACGCAAATCGCGGATGCACGCGGCAAGGTGTTGTCCAAGGCTGATCCTCTGGTGGTCGGCAACAATGCGCCACGCGCCATTGATGAACGCAACAGCTATGTCATGACCAGCCTGCTGCAATCGGTCGCACAACGCGGCACCGGCGCACGCAGCAACTCGCTCAAGCGCACTGATCTGGCGGGCAAGACCGGTACGACCAACGATGCGATGGACGGCTGGTTCGCCGGTTATCAACGCACGCTGACGACTGTTGTCTGGATGGGTTACGACCAACCCAAGACCCTGGGCAGCAAAGAATTCGGCGCGCAACTGGCCTTGCCGATCTGGGTGGATTACATGGGGGCCGCGCTCAAGGGCGTGCCGCAATTCGACATGCCGGCACCGGCAGGCATCAAGTTTGTCGATGGCGAGCCTTACTACGACAACTTCTCTCCAGGTGATGGCTTTGTCGCCTCGCTGGGTACGGAAGGCGGCGGTGTGGTGGACGCCTTGTCCAATTTCTTCGGCTGGTCAAAGAATCCGAACTCGGAGACGCCTGCACCGGCAAGTTCGACCGGCGCCCCGGCATCGCCTGCACAGGTCGATCGGGACAAGCTCTATCAGGGTCATTGA
- the murJ gene encoding murein biosynthesis integral membrane protein MurJ, producing MNLHKTLATVSGMTMLSRITGLAREILFARAFGASAYTDAFNVAFRIPNLLRRLFAEGAFSQAFVPILAEYKNQKGDAATKNLVDHVATVLIWVMLATSIVGILATPLIVYFIATGLKYNQGAFDASVMMTRIMFPYIGFMAFVALAGGILNTWREFKIPAFTSVLLNVSFIVASLFVAPYMDQPIYAMAFAVFVGGILQVALQIPALTKIGMLPRLYLNPMIGLSDEGVKRVLKKMGPAVFAVSAAQISLMINTNIASRLAHGSVSWLSYADRLMEFPTALLGVALGTILLPSLSNAHAENDMAEYSSLLDWGLRLTFLLALPCAVGLATLSEPLTATLFHYGKFDTVSVAMTSHALVAYGVGLIGLILVKILAPGFYAKQDIRTPVKIAIGVLIATQLMNYIFVPWIAHAGLALSIGLGACLNAAFLFWGLRRRNIYTPQPGWRMFLIKLTGALFLLAGVALAVARHFDWIAMRAHPAERVGALMLVFAACGVAYFGALMAMGFRFRDFKRIGR from the coding sequence ATGAACTTGCATAAAACGCTTGCCACCGTCTCTGGCATGACGATGTTATCCCGCATTACCGGCCTCGCAAGAGAAATCCTGTTCGCGCGCGCATTCGGCGCCTCGGCCTACACGGACGCCTTCAACGTGGCTTTCCGCATTCCCAATCTGCTGCGCCGCCTCTTTGCCGAAGGAGCCTTTTCGCAGGCGTTCGTCCCCATCCTTGCCGAATATAAAAACCAGAAAGGCGATGCCGCCACCAAAAACCTGGTTGATCACGTGGCAACGGTATTGATCTGGGTCATGCTGGCGACCAGCATCGTCGGCATTCTGGCCACGCCGCTGATTGTCTATTTCATCGCTACGGGCCTTAAATATAATCAAGGGGCTTTTGATGCATCCGTGATGATGACGCGGATTATGTTTCCCTATATCGGCTTCATGGCGTTTGTTGCCTTGGCAGGCGGCATTCTCAATACCTGGAGAGAGTTCAAGATTCCGGCTTTTACGTCAGTGCTGCTGAACGTTTCTTTCATCGTGGCTTCGCTGTTCGTCGCGCCTTACATGGATCAGCCGATCTACGCGATGGCCTTTGCCGTGTTCGTTGGCGGCATATTGCAGGTGGCGCTGCAAATCCCGGCACTGACAAAAATCGGCATGCTGCCGCGCCTGTATCTCAATCCAATGATCGGTCTCTCGGATGAAGGGGTCAAACGCGTGCTCAAGAAGATGGGGCCGGCCGTGTTCGCCGTCTCTGCCGCGCAGATCAGCCTGATGATCAATACCAACATCGCCTCCCGCCTCGCACATGGCAGCGTGTCGTGGCTGTCGTATGCGGACCGCCTGATGGAGTTTCCCACCGCCTTGCTCGGTGTGGCGCTCGGCACGATTTTGTTGCCCAGCCTGTCGAACGCCCATGCCGAAAATGATATGGCGGAATACTCCTCCCTGCTCGACTGGGGTCTGCGCCTGACATTTTTGCTGGCGCTGCCTTGCGCGGTCGGCTTGGCGACGCTTTCCGAGCCGTTGACGGCAACGCTATTCCATTACGGAAAATTCGATACGGTGTCGGTAGCGATGACCAGCCATGCGCTGGTCGCCTATGGCGTGGGCCTGATCGGCCTGATTCTGGTAAAGATTCTCGCGCCCGGTTTCTACGCAAAACAAGATATCCGCACACCCGTCAAGATTGCCATTGGCGTGCTGATTGCAACGCAGTTGATGAATTACATTTTTGTGCCGTGGATCGCGCATGCCGGACTGGCCCTGTCGATCGGGCTGGGCGCCTGCCTCAATGCCGCGTTTCTGTTCTGGGGACTTCGCCGCCGCAACATCTACACGCCACAACCGGGCTGGCGCATGTTCCTGATCAAACTGACCGGCGCGCTGTTCCTGCTGGCCGGCGTCGCACTTGCCGTGGCGCGGCATTTTGACTGGATCGCCATGCGCGCGCATCCGGCCGAACGCGTCGGCGCGCTGATGCTGGTATTCGCTGCCTGCGGCGTCGCCTATTTTGGCGCGTTGATGGCGATGGGCTTCCGTTTCCGCGACTTCAAACGCATCGGTCGCTGA
- the rpsT gene encoding 30S ribosomal protein S20, protein MANTAQARKRARQAVKQNAHNSSQRSTLRTAIKAVRKAIAAGDKAAATSVFQSSVSTIDSIADKKIIHKNKAARHKSRLAAALKALAA, encoded by the coding sequence ATGGCAAATACCGCACAAGCACGCAAACGTGCTCGTCAAGCTGTTAAGCAAAACGCGCACAACTCCAGCCAGCGTTCGACGCTGCGTACAGCAATCAAGGCTGTTCGCAAGGCGATCGCTGCAGGCGACAAGGCTGCTGCGACTTCCGTGTTTCAATCGTCGGTTTCGACCATTGACAGCATCGCTGACAAGAAAATCATTCACAAGAACAAGGCTGCTCGCCACAAGAGCCGTCTGGCTGCTGCCCTGAAGGCACTGGCTGCTTAA
- a CDS encoding pseudouridine synthase — MPLILFNKPFQVLCQFSAHPEHDTLANYLDIPDIYPAGRLDADSEGLMLLTDDGQLQHEISHPKRKQPKVYLVQVDGVPDRDTLERLRNPLDLGDFVTQRSEVKHVAEPDWLWPRNPPIRVRKSQPTSWLTIKISEGKNRQVRRMTAAVDLPTLRLVRIAIGPFSLQTDPLMPGEWKAVEPGELNRQT; from the coding sequence ATGCCTTTGATTTTGTTCAACAAACCGTTTCAGGTCCTGTGCCAGTTCTCGGCACATCCGGAACACGATACGCTGGCGAATTACCTCGACATTCCCGATATTTACCCCGCTGGCCGCCTGGACGCCGATAGTGAAGGCTTAATGCTGCTGACTGACGACGGCCAATTGCAGCATGAGATCAGCCATCCCAAACGCAAGCAGCCAAAAGTTTACCTGGTGCAAGTAGATGGCGTCCCTGACCGGGACACGTTGGAACGGCTGCGCAATCCACTCGATCTGGGTGATTTCGTGACACAGCGAAGTGAAGTCAAACATGTTGCCGAGCCAGACTGGCTGTGGCCGCGCAATCCGCCGATACGCGTAAGGAAGAGTCAGCCGACCAGTTGGCTTACCATCAAGATCTCCGAAGGAAAGAATCGCCAGGTTCGCCGCATGACCGCCGCTGTCGACCTGCCAACGTTGCGGCTGGTGCGCATTGCTATCGGCCCTTTTTCACTGCAAACCGACCCTCTGATGCCGGGTGAATGGAAGGCAGTGGAACCAGGCGAGCTGAATCGCCAAACCTGA
- a CDS encoding cytochrome C codes for MFARSVRRAFPTLYVARSLALCAGLMTAMLPSAHAQSSSSVSTSTSARQTLPDTIAQRVVACTACHGKEGRASSDGFYPRIAGKPEGYLFNQLTNFRDGHRQYPLMTYLLDHLSDAYLHEIANYFSEQHPPYPAPQPSDATPAVLERGRNLVMNGDSSKKVPACIACHGQALTGVAPAVPGLIGLPRDYINSQFGAWRNGVRKAKAPDCMAQITQKLTLEDINAASSWLAAQTVPEGAVPAPATTVKLPLACGSVTE; via the coding sequence ATGTTCGCACGCAGCGTACGACGCGCATTTCCGACGCTGTATGTGGCGCGTTCCCTGGCATTATGTGCTGGGCTGATGACAGCCATGTTACCGTCGGCTCACGCGCAAAGTTCAAGCTCCGTCTCGACTTCCACCTCGGCCCGGCAAACCTTGCCGGATACGATTGCCCAGCGTGTCGTCGCCTGTACCGCGTGCCATGGAAAAGAAGGACGCGCCTCCAGCGACGGCTTTTATCCCCGCATCGCCGGTAAGCCGGAAGGCTATCTATTCAATCAGCTCACCAACTTCCGCGATGGCCACCGGCAGTATCCGCTGATGACTTATCTGTTGGATCATCTTTCCGACGCCTATCTGCATGAAATCGCCAACTACTTCTCTGAGCAACATCCGCCCTACCCCGCCCCGCAGCCGAGTGACGCCACGCCGGCAGTACTGGAGCGCGGCCGTAATCTGGTCATGAATGGCGACAGCAGCAAGAAAGTGCCGGCCTGCATCGCCTGTCATGGACAAGCGTTGACCGGCGTAGCACCTGCCGTTCCAGGCCTGATCGGTTTGCCGCGCGACTATATCAATTCGCAGTTCGGTGCGTGGCGAAACGGCGTACGCAAAGCGAAAGCGCCTGACTGCATGGCACAGATCACGCAAAAACTGACACTGGAAGATATCAACGCGGCCAGCAGCTGGCTCGCCGCCCAAACCGTCCCGGAAGGCGCAGTACCGGCCCCTGCCACAACCGTCAAACTGCCGCTGGCTTGCGGCAGCGTCACTGAATAA
- a CDS encoding cytochrome c codes for MKRILPALFLLIIAVPAVMVGMQFVDHDNDAPAQSAAPMNPEGQVIRGAYLARAGDCMACHTARGGQPYAGGRAIPTPFGTLYAPNITADKETGLGSWSAKDFWRALHHGKSKDGSFLYPAFPYPNYTKVTREDADALFSYLQTVKPVHQVNQEHALRFPYNYRILLAGWRALYFTPGSYAPESKQSVEWNRGAYLVQGLGHCSACHTTRNAFGATVDKSDLAGGLIPIMNWYAPSLTSDAEAGLGKWEMAHITALLKTGVSPRSTVFGPMAEVVSQSLQHLSDGDVLAMAVYLKSLPQNDPPPALDTAQPDKATADRILQAGSKIYEQQCAECHQANGQGIAPAYPPMSGNRSLTMGSAVNPIRMVLNGGFPPSTEGNPRPYGMPPFGQALNDQEVAAVVSYIRNSWENRAGFVSPQEVNRYRSIPLD; via the coding sequence ATGAAACGCATCTTGCCGGCCCTCTTCTTGCTGATCATCGCCGTCCCCGCCGTCATGGTCGGCATGCAATTTGTTGATCATGACAACGATGCACCGGCACAATCGGCCGCCCCGATGAATCCCGAAGGGCAAGTCATCCGCGGCGCCTACCTGGCCCGCGCCGGTGACTGCATGGCCTGTCATACGGCACGCGGTGGGCAGCCCTATGCCGGTGGCCGCGCCATACCGACACCGTTCGGGACGCTGTACGCCCCCAATATCACCGCCGACAAGGAGACCGGCCTGGGCAGCTGGAGCGCAAAAGATTTCTGGCGCGCACTGCATCACGGCAAATCGAAGGACGGCAGCTTCCTTTACCCGGCCTTCCCGTATCCGAACTACACCAAGGTGACGCGCGAAGACGCCGATGCCTTGTTCTCGTATCTGCAAACCGTTAAGCCGGTGCATCAGGTCAATCAGGAACACGCACTGCGCTTTCCCTACAACTACCGTATTCTCCTGGCCGGGTGGCGCGCGCTGTACTTCACACCGGGTTCCTACGCACCGGAAAGCAAACAATCGGTCGAGTGGAATCGCGGCGCTTATCTGGTTCAGGGATTGGGTCATTGCAGCGCCTGCCATACGACACGCAACGCATTCGGCGCAACCGTGGATAAGTCCGATCTGGCCGGCGGCCTCATTCCGATCATGAACTGGTATGCGCCGTCGCTGACCTCAGACGCTGAAGCCGGGCTCGGAAAATGGGAAATGGCTCACATCACAGCGCTATTGAAAACCGGGGTCTCGCCGCGCAGCACGGTATTCGGCCCCATGGCGGAAGTCGTCAGCCAGAGTTTGCAACATCTGAGCGACGGCGACGTCCTGGCCATGGCGGTCTATCTGAAATCCTTGCCGCAGAACGATCCTCCGCCGGCGCTCGACACGGCGCAGCCGGACAAGGCAACGGCCGATCGTATTCTGCAAGCCGGCAGTAAGATCTATGAGCAGCAATGCGCCGAGTGCCACCAAGCCAATGGCCAGGGCATCGCACCGGCTTACCCGCCGATGAGCGGCAACCGTTCGCTGACGATGGGATCTGCAGTCAATCCGATTCGCATGGTGCTCAATGGTGGCTTCCCGCCGTCAACCGAAGGCAATCCCCGCCCCTACGGCATGCCACCTTTCGGACAGGCTCTGAACGACCAGGAAGTCGCGGCGGTCGTGTCGTATATCAGGAATAGCTGGGAAAATCGCGCCGGTTTTGTCTCGCCGCAAGAGGTGAATCGCTATCGATCGATTCCGCTGGATTAA
- a CDS encoding sigma-70 family RNA polymerase sigma factor produces MNPMADKSFEQSVIAERSMLVKFARLHLQEDAAEDVAQETLLAALQNAAGFSGKSSLRTWLVGILKHKIVDLIRKEKKYVQITQEETGDPTDFDVLFDDTGHWAEAPADWGNPAETLQQSQFFDIMDFCLNKLTPVMARVFSMRELFEFEIAEICKELKITASNCSVLLYRARMQLRLCLDQNWFDGRTSRA; encoded by the coding sequence ATGAATCCCATGGCCGACAAGTCGTTTGAACAGTCAGTGATTGCCGAGCGTAGCATGCTGGTCAAGTTTGCACGCTTGCATCTGCAGGAAGATGCTGCCGAGGATGTCGCGCAGGAAACCTTGTTGGCAGCTTTGCAAAACGCCGCGGGTTTTTCCGGCAAGTCGTCGTTGCGTACCTGGCTGGTCGGTATTCTCAAGCACAAGATCGTCGACCTGATTCGCAAGGAAAAGAAGTACGTCCAGATCACGCAAGAGGAAACCGGCGATCCGACCGACTTCGACGTACTTTTTGACGACACCGGGCATTGGGCCGAAGCGCCCGCCGATTGGGGTAATCCGGCGGAAACCCTGCAGCAGTCGCAGTTCTTCGACATCATGGATTTTTGCCTGAACAAGCTTACGCCGGTGATGGCGCGTGTGTTTTCCATGCGTGAACTGTTCGAGTTCGAGATTGCCGAGATCTGCAAGGAGCTCAAGATCACTGCCAGCAATTGCAGCGTGCTGCTCTATCGCGCCCGCATGCAACTGCGCTTGTGCCTGGATCAGAATTGGTTCGACGGTCGCACAAGCCGCGCTTGA
- a CDS encoding ATP-binding cassette domain-containing protein, whose product MAVISLSNAQLAFGHVALLDRAEFSLEIGERVGLIGRNGTGKSSLLKIIASVSKLDDGLLVMQQGLKIAYVDQEPHFPAEMSIFDAVASGLGELPALLAEYESLTGQFGGDNDDALMERMHDIQVKLDAADAWSLNHKVETTLDKLNLKADSLIGELSGGMQKRVALACGLVGAPDVLLLDEPTNHLDFGSILWLEALLRDYKGSVLFITHDRSFLDNVATRIIELDRGKILSFPGNFSTYQGRKAELLANEEVENAKFDKFLAQEEVWIRKGVQARRTRDEGRVRRLEALRQERSVRRDRQGQVKLEVSSGERSGKIVAELENVSKAYGPKTIVRDFTGTIMRGDKVGLIGQNGAGKTTLLKLILGEETADAGTVRQGTKLQVAYFDQMRTQLNEEASLAETIAPGSDWVEVNGQRKHVMTYLSDFLFAPERARSPVRTLSGGERNRLLLARLFAKPANVLVLDEPTNDLDIDTLELLEELLEEYTGTVFLVSHDRTFLDNVVTQVIASEGDGVWREYVGGYSDWERVRANMQATARKADSKPEAKPAEVQAAPVAAAAKPKKLSYKEQRELEELPKLIAQLEEEQAAISAKLADPDLYKQGADTAVSLNARFAEIDGLLLENLERWEVIEARSKG is encoded by the coding sequence ATGGCAGTCATTTCTCTCTCCAATGCGCAGCTTGCATTCGGACACGTTGCGCTTCTCGATCGCGCGGAGTTTTCCCTAGAAATAGGCGAACGCGTCGGCCTGATCGGTCGCAACGGCACCGGCAAGTCGTCCTTGCTGAAAATCATCGCGAGCGTTTCCAAACTGGACGATGGTCTGCTGGTGATGCAGCAAGGCCTGAAGATCGCCTATGTTGATCAGGAGCCGCATTTCCCCGCAGAGATGTCGATTTTCGACGCGGTCGCTTCCGGCCTCGGCGAATTGCCGGCGCTGCTGGCCGAATACGAATCGCTGACCGGTCAGTTCGGCGGCGACAACGATGATGCGCTGATGGAGCGCATGCACGACATTCAGGTCAAGCTCGATGCTGCCGACGCCTGGAGTCTGAACCACAAAGTCGAAACTACACTCGACAAGCTCAACCTCAAAGCTGACTCGCTGATCGGCGAATTGTCCGGCGGTATGCAAAAGCGCGTGGCGCTGGCATGCGGCCTGGTCGGCGCTCCCGACGTGCTGCTGCTGGATGAGCCGACCAACCATCTGGATTTCGGCTCCATCCTGTGGCTGGAAGCACTGCTGCGCGACTACAAGGGCAGTGTGCTGTTCATCACCCATGATCGTAGCTTTCTTGACAACGTTGCCACGCGCATCATCGAACTGGATCGCGGCAAAATACTTTCCTTCCCGGGCAACTTCAGCACCTATCAGGGCCGCAAGGCGGAGTTGCTGGCCAATGAAGAAGTAGAGAACGCCAAATTCGACAAATTTCTCGCGCAGGAAGAAGTCTGGATCCGCAAGGGTGTACAGGCACGCCGTACCCGCGACGAAGGCCGCGTACGCCGTCTCGAAGCCTTGCGCCAGGAACGCAGCGTGCGCCGCGACCGCCAAGGCCAGGTCAAACTGGAAGTTTCTTCCGGCGAACGCTCCGGCAAGATCGTGGCGGAACTGGAAAACGTCAGCAAGGCTTATGGTCCGAAGACCATCGTGCGCGATTTCACCGGTACCATCATGCGCGGCGACAAGGTCGGCCTGATCGGTCAGAACGGCGCCGGCAAGACGACATTGCTCAAGCTCATTCTCGGCGAAGAAACTGCTGATGCCGGCACCGTGCGTCAAGGCACTAAGTTGCAGGTCGCGTACTTCGACCAGATGCGCACTCAGCTCAACGAAGAAGCCAGCCTGGCCGAAACCATTGCACCCGGTAGTGACTGGGTAGAAGTCAACGGTCAGCGCAAGCATGTCATGACGTACCTGAGCGATTTCCTGTTCGCACCGGAACGTGCACGTTCGCCGGTACGCACCTTGTCGGGCGGCGAGCGCAATCGTTTGCTGCTGGCGCGTCTGTTCGCCAAGCCGGCCAACGTGCTGGTGCTCGATGAACCGACCAACGACCTCGATATCGATACGCTGGAATTGCTGGAAGAGTTGCTGGAAGAATATACCGGCACCGTTTTCCTGGTCAGCCATGATCGTACTTTCCTCGACAACGTGGTGACACAGGTGATCGCTTCCGAAGGCGATGGCGTGTGGCGCGAATATGTCGGCGGTTACAGCGATTGGGAGCGCGTGCGCGCGAACATGCAGGCGACAGCCAGGAAGGCCGACAGCAAGCCGGAAGCCAAGCCCGCAGAAGTGCAAGCAGCACCGGTTGCCGCAGCGGCCAAGCCGAAGAAGCTCAGTTACAAGGAGCAGCGTGAGTTGGAAGAGTTGCCCAAGCTGATCGCGCAATTGGAAGAAGAGCAGGCGGCGATTTCTGCCAAGCTGGCTGATCCTGATCTGTACAAGCAAGGTGCGGATACTGCAGTGAGTCTGAATGCACGCTTTGCCGAAATCGACGGTTTGCTGTTGGAAAACCTGGAACGCTGGGAAGTGATCGAAGCGCGTTCGAAGGGGTAG
- a CDS encoding SirB1 family protein → MTLTPLEYFSSLVRQDDSIPLFESALALGQDAYPDLDFSACQIEMDTLALKLKQRLSADASHIQKLRMLNHFFFQELAFAGNINNYYDPDNSYIHRVITSRRGIPISLAVVYMELGQQIGLNMKGISFPGHFLMKLSVQSGDIVLDPMNGSSLSREELEERLEPYLEQQEYGDELPLAAYLRAAHPREILTRMLRNLKAIFTDAQRWQHVLDVQERLVILLPDEITERRDRGLAYANMAEPQAALDDLEAYLALRPDAEDADLMRDKLPELRHASRRPN, encoded by the coding sequence ATGACGCTTACACCGCTCGAATATTTTTCTTCGCTGGTTCGTCAAGACGATTCGATTCCGCTGTTTGAATCGGCTCTGGCGTTGGGCCAGGATGCCTATCCCGATCTGGATTTTTCCGCCTGCCAGATCGAGATGGATACGTTAGCGCTCAAGCTGAAGCAGCGCCTCTCGGCCGATGCATCGCATATTCAAAAACTGCGCATGCTGAACCATTTCTTTTTCCAGGAATTGGCTTTCGCCGGCAACATCAATAACTATTACGATCCCGACAATAGTTACATCCATCGCGTCATCACGTCGCGCCGCGGCATTCCGATTTCGCTGGCGGTGGTGTACATGGAGCTGGGCCAGCAGATCGGCCTGAACATGAAGGGCATCTCCTTTCCCGGCCACTTCCTGATGAAACTGTCGGTGCAGTCCGGCGATATCGTACTGGATCCGATGAACGGTTCCAGCCTGTCGCGCGAAGAATTGGAAGAACGGCTTGAGCCCTATCTGGAGCAGCAGGAATACGGCGACGAGCTACCGCTTGCCGCTTATCTGCGGGCGGCACACCCGCGTGAAATCCTCACTCGCATGCTGCGCAATCTGAAGGCGATCTTCACTGACGCGCAACGCTGGCAGCACGTGCTCGATGTGCAGGAACGTCTGGTGATTTTATTGCCGGATGAAATTACCGAGCGCCGCGACCGCGGGCTGGCGTATGCGAATATGGCGGAGCCGCAGGCTGCGCTGGACGATCTGGAGGCCTATCTGGCCTTGCGCCCCGATGCGGAAGACGCCGACCTCATGCGCGATAAGCTGCCGGAATTGCGCCATGCAAGCCGGCGCCCCAATTAG